In one Polaribacter sp. ALD11 genomic region, the following are encoded:
- the hisIE gene encoding bifunctional phosphoribosyl-AMP cyclohydrolase/phosphoribosyl-ATP diphosphatase HisIE → MTIDFNKNNDGLVPAIIQDATTKNVLMLGYMNEDALKKTQATKLVTFFSRTKKRLWTKGEESGNVLNLVDIKLDCDNDTLLISVNPNGPTCHKGSDTCWNEENNSSFGFFSTLENVIEERVANKDTQKSYVASLFDKGINKIAQKVGEEAVETVIEAMDDNDELFLYESADLLFHYLMLLQAKGFTLKDIEAELKQRQK, encoded by the coding sequence ATGACAATAGATTTCAATAAAAATAACGACGGATTAGTACCAGCAATCATTCAAGATGCCACCACAAAAAATGTATTGATGTTGGGGTATATGAATGAAGATGCATTAAAAAAAACACAAGCAACAAAGTTAGTTACGTTCTTTTCTAGAACTAAAAAACGTTTATGGACTAAAGGAGAAGAAAGCGGAAATGTATTGAATTTAGTTGATATAAAACTAGATTGTGATAATGATACTTTACTTATTTCTGTAAATCCGAATGGGCCAACGTGCCATAAAGGTTCAGATACGTGTTGGAATGAAGAAAATAACTCAAGCTTTGGTTTCTTTTCTACTTTAGAAAATGTTATAGAAGAAAGAGTTGCCAATAAAGACACTCAAAAATCTTATGTAGCAAGTTTATTTGACAAGGGAATTAATAAAATAGCGCAGAAAGTAGGTGAGGAGGCAGTAGAAACGGTTATTGAAGCAATGGATGATAATGATGAGTTATTCTTGTATGAATCTGCTGATTTGTTATTCCATTATTTAATGTTGTTGCAAGCAAAAGGTTTTACACTAAAAGATATTGAAGCTGAATTGAAACAGAGACAAAAATAA
- the hisA gene encoding 1-(5-phosphoribosyl)-5-[(5-phosphoribosylamino)methylideneamino]imidazole-4-carboxamide isomerase translates to MRIIPAIDIIDGKCVRLTKGDYNTKKIYNENPLEVAKEFEAAGIEYLHVVDLDGAKASKIINHKVLEQIASKTNLKIDFGGGLKSDKDLEIAFNSGANQITGGSISVKNSEIFESWIAKYGSQKIILGADFYPDNSGGKIATNGWQEESTLELIPFISDYQQKGIQYVICTDISKDGMLQGPSFDIYKQILSEVKNVKLIASGGISTFDELPKLAENGCEGVIIGKAIYENKINLKQLEQFIINN, encoded by the coding sequence ATGAGAATAATACCAGCAATAGATATAATCGACGGAAAGTGTGTTCGTTTAACAAAAGGCGATTATAACACAAAGAAAATTTATAATGAAAATCCGTTAGAAGTTGCCAAAGAATTTGAAGCTGCAGGTATTGAATATTTACATGTTGTAGATTTAGATGGTGCAAAAGCGAGTAAAATAATCAATCATAAAGTGTTAGAGCAAATTGCTTCTAAGACTAATTTGAAAATTGATTTTGGTGGTGGTTTAAAATCGGATAAAGATTTAGAAATTGCTTTTAATTCTGGTGCTAATCAGATTACTGGAGGAAGTATTTCTGTAAAAAATAGCGAAATTTTCGAAAGTTGGATTGCTAAATATGGATCCCAAAAAATTATTTTAGGAGCAGATTTTTATCCTGATAATTCAGGAGGGAAAATTGCTACAAATGGTTGGCAAGAAGAAAGTACGTTAGAATTGATTCCTTTTATTTCTGATTATCAGCAAAAAGGAATTCAGTATGTAATTTGTACCGATATTTCTAAAGACGGCATGTTGCAAGGGCCTAGTTTTGATATTTATAAGCAAATTTTATCCGAAGTAAAAAACGTAAAACTAATTGCTTCTGGAGGAATTTCGACCTTTGATGAATTGCCTAAATTAGCAGAAAATGGTTGTGAAGGTGTTATTATTGGAAAAGCGATTTATGAAAATAAAATTAACTTAAAACAGTTGGAGCAATTTATTATTAATAACTAA
- the smpB gene encoding SsrA-binding protein SmpB, giving the protein MVQKNINIKNKKARFEFEILDKYVAGIQLTGTEIKSIRLSQARITESFCEFNDRGELFIVNMYIQEYLFGHHFNHKPKSERRLLMNKRELRSLKKDVEAKGNTIVPLRLFINDRGFAKLEIALAKGKQTHDKREVMKDRDNKRDLARIKKNFN; this is encoded by the coding sequence ATGGTTCAAAAAAACATCAACATAAAAAATAAAAAAGCACGTTTCGAATTTGAAATTCTAGACAAGTACGTTGCTGGAATTCAATTAACGGGAACAGAAATTAAATCTATTAGACTAAGTCAGGCTAGAATTACAGAAAGCTTTTGTGAATTTAATGACCGTGGAGAATTGTTTATTGTAAATATGTACATACAAGAATATTTGTTTGGGCATCATTTTAATCACAAGCCTAAGAGTGAACGTAGGTTGTTAATGAATAAACGAGAATTACGTAGTTTAAAAAAGGATGTTGAAGCAAAAGGAAATACAATTGTTCCTTTAAGATTGTTTATTAATGATAGGGGTTTTGCCAAATTAGAAATTGCGCTAGCAAAGGGGAAACAAACGCATGATAAACGAGAAGTAATGAAAGACAGAGATAACAAACGAGATTTAGCTCGAATAAAAAAGAACTTTAATTAA
- the hisH gene encoding imidazole glycerol phosphate synthase subunit HisH translates to MKLVIIDYGAGNIKSIQFAFKRLGVNAVLSNNIDEIKTADKIIFPGVGEASSAMKMLKESGLYSVIPTLKQPVLGICLGMQLMCSSSEEGNTKGLGIFNVAIKKFSNAVKVPQMGWNVITNLKSDLFKGIKEKEFMYLVHSFYAEKCVEAIATTDYEFEYASALQKNNFYGVQFHPEKSGVEGAKILQNFLNL, encoded by the coding sequence ATGAAATTAGTAATTATAGACTACGGAGCAGGTAATATTAAAAGCATTCAGTTTGCTTTTAAACGCTTAGGTGTAAATGCTGTTTTATCAAATAATATTGATGAAATAAAAACTGCGGATAAAATAATTTTCCCTGGGGTTGGTGAAGCAAGCTCTGCAATGAAAATGTTAAAAGAAAGCGGTTTATATAGTGTAATTCCTACTTTAAAACAACCAGTCTTGGGTATTTGCCTAGGAATGCAATTAATGTGTAGTTCATCTGAAGAAGGAAATACAAAAGGATTGGGGATTTTTAATGTAGCTATAAAGAAGTTTTCGAATGCTGTAAAAGTTCCGCAAATGGGTTGGAATGTAATTACTAATTTGAAATCAGATTTATTTAAAGGAATTAAAGAAAAAGAATTTATGTATTTGGTACATAGTTTTTATGCTGAAAAATGTGTTGAAGCAATTGCAACGACAGATTATGAATTTGAATATGCTTCAGCTTTACAAAAAAATAATTTTTACGGAGTTCAGTTTCATCCTGAAAAAAGTGGGGTAGAAGGCGCAAAAATTTTACAAAACTTTCTAAATTTATAA
- a CDS encoding geranylgeranylglycerol-phosphate geranylgeranyltransferase: MISFLKLIRYKNLFMVLLTMVLTKYALLNSMLFSNISFKNYTLIHTTYSGINSTHYQFITLTFSILLITAGGYIVNDIFDIEADKINKPTKVIIGKSISTKSAWFLYYSTSFLGLFLGCYLSFTIKNNGYCFIFLGTILLLFLYSKFLKKTLLIGNLLVAVLLGLVIFTTVLFNEPKSNSNTIFEVISNFGTSISLLLTTITYIVFSLLTTFIREIVKDIEDVNGDLKIKAKTLPILFGRKRASKVAFFFSAILLVFLLIVLQSLKEKYLFLIYGIVCLLFPLLYFMHKLWSSETKKDFSTLSNLMKTIMFFGILSMLLFII, encoded by the coding sequence ATGATTTCTTTCTTAAAGCTAATTCGTTATAAAAACCTTTTTATGGTTTTATTAACGATGGTTTTAACGAAGTATGCGTTGTTAAACTCAATGCTTTTTAGTAATATTAGTTTTAAAAACTATACTTTAATTCACACCACTTATTCAGGTATTAATTCAACTCATTATCAATTTATTACACTCACCTTTAGCATCTTACTTATTACTGCTGGTGGTTATATTGTTAATGATATTTTTGATATTGAAGCAGATAAAATTAATAAACCGACAAAGGTTATTATTGGAAAATCTATTTCTACAAAAAGTGCATGGTTTCTTTACTATTCAACAAGTTTTTTAGGCTTATTTTTAGGCTGTTATTTATCTTTTACTATTAAGAATAATGGATATTGTTTCATCTTTTTAGGAACAATATTGCTTTTATTTCTATATTCAAAATTCTTAAAAAAAACACTTCTAATTGGTAACCTATTAGTTGCAGTTCTTTTAGGATTGGTTATTTTTACAACAGTATTATTTAATGAGCCTAAATCTAATAGCAATACTATTTTTGAAGTAATAAGTAACTTTGGTACTAGTATATCTTTGTTGCTAACAACAATAACTTATATTGTTTTTTCTTTATTAACAACTTTTATTAGAGAGATTGTAAAAGATATTGAAGATGTTAATGGTGATTTAAAAATAAAAGCAAAGACTTTACCTATTTTGTTTGGAAGAAAAAGAGCATCTAAAGTCGCTTTTTTCTTTAGTGCAATTCTTTTAGTCTTCCTCTTAATTGTTCTTCAATCTCTAAAGGAAAAGTATCTTTTTTTAATTTATGGAATTGTATGTTTATTATTTCCTCTACTCTATTTTATGCATAAATTATGGTCTTCGGAAACTAAAAAAGATTTTTCTACATTAAGTAACCTGATGAAAACAATTATGTTTTTTGGTATTTTATCTATGTTACTTTTTATCATATAA
- the hisF gene encoding imidazole glycerol phosphate synthase subunit HisF, which translates to MLTKRIIPCLDIKNGRTVKGVNFVNLIDAGDPVVLAKQYADLGADELVFLDISATLEGRKTMLEMVLKVAEQVNIPFTVGGGISSIADVDLLLKSGADKVSINSSAIKRPDLVNELAEKFGNQCVVVAIDAKQIDGEWIVHLAGGTIPTKLNLFDWAKEVEKRGAGEILFTSMNNDGTKAGFANEALAKLSTELNIPIIASGGAGTVQHFIDTFEIGKSDAALAASVFHFGEIPILELKKELKNKNIPVRL; encoded by the coding sequence ATGTTAACAAAAAGAATAATACCTTGTTTAGATATTAAAAATGGAAGAACTGTAAAAGGTGTCAATTTCGTGAATTTAATAGACGCAGGAGATCCTGTGGTTTTAGCAAAACAGTATGCAGATTTAGGTGCCGATGAATTGGTGTTTCTAGATATTTCTGCAACATTAGAAGGGAGAAAAACCATGTTAGAGATGGTTTTAAAAGTTGCAGAGCAAGTTAATATTCCGTTTACGGTTGGTGGTGGCATTTCATCTATTGCAGATGTAGATTTGTTGTTAAAATCTGGAGCAGATAAAGTTTCTATAAACTCATCTGCCATAAAAAGACCAGATTTGGTAAATGAATTGGCAGAAAAATTCGGAAATCAATGTGTGGTTGTTGCTATTGATGCAAAACAAATTGATGGAGAATGGATTGTACATTTAGCAGGAGGAACAATACCTACTAAATTAAATTTATTCGATTGGGCAAAAGAAGTCGAAAAACGTGGCGCGGGAGAAATCTTGTTTACTTCTATGAATAATGATGGTACAAAAGCTGGTTTTGCGAATGAAGCTTTGGCTAAACTATCAACCGAATTAAATATTCCTATTATTGCTTCTGGTGGAGCAGGAACTGTACAACATTTTATAGATACTTTCGAAATCGGAAAATCTGACGCAGCATTGGCAGCAAGTGTTTTTCATTTTGGAGAAATACCTATTTTAGAATTGAAGAAAGAGTTAAAAAATAAGAATATTCCTGTTAGACTTTAG
- a CDS encoding DUF6503 family protein, giving the protein MKYLLILLSAFLFSCKSSETKLTAQQIIDKTIVYSGADKVANSQISFQFRDKEYIALRKTNGKFVLIRNHRKENYGTISDIVTNNGFKRELNAHEFSVADSMKNKYSNSVNSVHYFSVLPYGLNDKAVNKKLLKPVTIKGKEYYKIEVTFSENGGGEDFEDVFIYWIGKEDFLIDYLAYSYHTNGGGKRFRVLKEQCIIKGIRFVDYHNYKSLTKDISLNNIDKAFENNELKKVSEIILKDIKVKILD; this is encoded by the coding sequence ATGAAATATTTGTTAATTTTATTATCCGCTTTTTTATTTTCTTGCAAATCTTCTGAAACAAAGTTAACTGCACAACAAATTATAGATAAAACAATTGTTTATTCTGGTGCAGATAAAGTTGCAAATTCTCAAATAAGCTTTCAATTTAGAGACAAAGAATATATTGCGCTTAGAAAAACGAATGGAAAGTTTGTTTTAATTAGAAATCATAGAAAAGAAAATTATGGAACGATATCTGATATTGTTACAAATAATGGCTTTAAAAGAGAATTAAATGCACATGAATTTTCTGTGGCAGATTCAATGAAAAATAAATATTCCAATTCTGTAAACTCTGTTCACTATTTTTCCGTTTTACCTTATGGGCTAAATGATAAAGCCGTTAATAAAAAGTTACTAAAACCTGTTACTATAAAAGGAAAAGAATACTACAAAATTGAAGTTACTTTTTCTGAAAATGGAGGAGGAGAAGATTTTGAAGATGTTTTTATCTATTGGATCGGTAAAGAAGATTTTTTAATCGATTACTTGGCCTATTCTTACCATACAAACGGAGGCGGAAAACGCTTTAGAGTGCTAAAAGAACAATGTATTATAAAAGGAATTCGATTTGTAGATTACCATAATTACAAGTCTTTAACCAAAGATATTTCTTTAAATAATATTGACAAAGCGTTTGAAAATAATGAACTTAAAAAAGTATCTGAAATTATTTTAAAAGACATTAAAGTTAAAATATTAGACTAA
- a CDS encoding EamA family transporter, with translation MKNSKSLIALSFFTIYIVWGSTYLFNKIAVTALPAFFMASVRFFTAGFLIMIIAKIMKLNLRVTKKQLINCFVSGFFFLVYGNGVFVWALKYLDTGFAALLASTQPLFVLILLRLIDRKPMQKQSIIGIGLGLVGMYLLVSQQSITASEGSLLGIFMVLTCVLSWAYGGVFVSKADLPKNFFITTGYQMLFAGILLLLMSLTFKETMISPLEWSQKVQLSMVVLVIFGSIIAFTAFNFLLKVVSTEKVSTSTYVNPIVAMLLGWYFLDEVLTTQSIIASIVLLSGVYFITSRKRIAKVAAEESIKP, from the coding sequence TTGAAAAATTCAAAATCACTCATAGCCTTATCATTCTTTACAATATACATTGTTTGGGGTTCTACTTATTTATTCAATAAAATTGCAGTAACTGCTTTACCTGCATTTTTTATGGCGTCAGTACGTTTTTTTACTGCAGGATTTCTAATAATGATTATTGCAAAAATTATGAAATTAAACCTTAGGGTTACCAAGAAACAATTGATTAATTGTTTTGTATCTGGTTTTTTCTTTTTGGTTTATGGTAATGGTGTTTTTGTTTGGGCTTTAAAATATTTAGATACTGGTTTTGCGGCGTTATTAGCTTCTACACAACCTTTATTTGTGTTAATTCTATTAAGGTTAATAGATAGAAAACCAATGCAGAAACAATCTATAATTGGTATTGGTTTAGGACTTGTAGGTATGTATTTATTGGTAAGTCAGCAATCTATTACAGCATCGGAAGGCAGTTTATTAGGTATTTTTATGGTTCTAACTTGTGTATTAAGTTGGGCTTATGGAGGTGTATTTGTGTCTAAAGCAGATTTACCTAAAAACTTCTTTATCACTACAGGGTATCAAATGTTGTTTGCAGGTATTTTATTATTGTTAATGAGTTTAACTTTTAAAGAAACCATGATATCTCCTTTAGAGTGGTCTCAAAAAGTGCAACTTTCTATGGTTGTGCTAGTAATATTTGGTAGTATTATTGCTTTTACAGCTTTTAACTTTTTATTAAAAGTGGTTTCAACAGAAAAAGTATCAACATCTACTTATGTGAATCCAATAGTTGCGATGCTTTTGGGGTGGTATTTTTTAGACGAAGTGTTAACAACACAATCTATTATTGCATCTATTGTATTGCTATCTGGTGTATATTTTATTACTTCACGTAAAAGAATTGCAAAGGTTGCGGCAGAAGAATCAATTAAGCCATAA
- a CDS encoding GNAT family N-acetyltransferase yields the protein MKKLQILPYEDKYHEQFKEISLNWLHAHHLYEKADDDLLDNPQKYLDKGGFIFLAYLDSKIVGTISLIPVNDTNFEILKLGVVEGYKGLGIGKKLMQICIDICIEKKIEIITLESSSKLESALKLYEKLGFKHVEVVDAHFESADVKMELKLK from the coding sequence ATGAAGAAATTACAAATTTTACCTTACGAAGATAAATACCATGAACAATTTAAAGAGATTTCTTTAAATTGGTTGCATGCACATCATTTGTATGAAAAAGCAGATGATGATTTATTAGACAATCCTCAAAAGTATTTAGACAAAGGAGGTTTTATTTTTTTAGCATATTTAGATTCTAAAATTGTTGGAACAATTAGTTTAATTCCGGTTAATGATACTAACTTCGAAATATTGAAATTAGGTGTAGTTGAGGGATACAAAGGTTTAGGAATTGGAAAGAAATTAATGCAAATTTGTATTGACATTTGTATCGAAAAAAAGATAGAAATAATTACGTTAGAATCGAGTAGTAAATTAGAAAGTGCTTTAAAATTATACGAAAAGTTAGGTTTTAAACATGTTGAAGTAGTAGATGCTCATTTTGAATCTGCTGATGTAAAAATGGAGTTAAAATTAAAATAA